A section of the Chryseobacterium ginsenosidimutans genome encodes:
- a CDS encoding SusD/RagB family nutrient-binding outer membrane lipoprotein, whose product MKKIFLILSILTLTVVTNSCESDITSLNEDPKHPTVVPSGLLVASAEQELISQLLTPNVNNNISRFFTQQWAQTTYIDESNYDMVTRPIPRNHYNRMMASSSATVNSPGVLSALRDAKQFLQNESLDAAKKGNNEAIIELISVYAWANLVDTYGDVPYFGALKAVAGNENNASEIPYDDAKTIYLDLVKRIDAANAMINTNQSGYTDDIFYKGNMGKWKKMANSLKFRLAVTLADVEPALSKTYAEAAYNAGLFDSKEDNFGLAAFPSGLFANPVYQEAIQSGRNDFIPSDLLVNYMNSTSDPRRDRWFIKEGRTFNSVTGQYVSGTGTYKGGVYGANNSFAGYSHMTSPKVDVNGVPEVGDDGSYMIITENAQGFLLDYTEISFLRAEAAARGYSVGGTAATLYAAAITASMKEYGISDDKITPFIAANPYNASNWKQSIGFQAWIAMFNKGFQAWNFARRLDYPVFVNPDDSTVDGVPVRMKYSDQEYLLNKNNVTAAAQKIGGDNVTTKVFWDVY is encoded by the coding sequence ATGAAAAAAATATTTTTAATACTTAGCATACTTACTCTAACGGTCGTTACAAATTCTTGTGAAAGCGATATTACTTCATTAAATGAAGATCCTAAGCATCCAACAGTAGTTCCTTCCGGATTATTGGTAGCAAGTGCAGAACAGGAGTTAATATCTCAATTACTTACTCCGAATGTAAATAACAATATATCAAGGTTTTTCACACAACAATGGGCACAAACTACCTATATTGATGAGTCAAACTATGATATGGTAACAAGACCAATTCCTAGAAATCATTATAACAGAATGATGGCTTCAAGCTCTGCAACTGTTAATTCTCCAGGGGTATTATCGGCATTGAGAGATGCAAAACAGTTTCTTCAAAATGAAAGTTTAGATGCTGCAAAAAAAGGAAATAACGAAGCTATTATTGAATTAATTAGTGTTTATGCGTGGGCTAACCTAGTAGATACTTATGGTGATGTCCCTTATTTTGGAGCTTTAAAGGCAGTAGCAGGAAATGAAAATAATGCATCAGAAATTCCATACGATGATGCAAAGACAATTTATCTGGATTTAGTTAAAAGAATTGATGCTGCTAACGCAATGATTAATACAAATCAAAGTGGTTATACAGACGATATATTCTATAAAGGAAACATGGGTAAGTGGAAAAAAATGGCAAATTCTTTAAAATTCAGATTGGCGGTTACTTTAGCAGATGTAGAACCAGCTTTGTCAAAAACATATGCGGAAGCAGCTTATAATGCAGGTCTGTTTGATAGTAAAGAAGATAACTTTGGTTTAGCTGCATTTCCTTCTGGATTATTTGCTAATCCTGTATATCAGGAAGCAATTCAGTCAGGAAGAAATGATTTTATTCCTTCAGATTTACTTGTAAATTATATGAATTCTACTTCAGATCCGAGAAGAGATAGATGGTTTATTAAAGAAGGAAGGACTTTCAATAGTGTTACGGGACAATATGTATCTGGAACCGGAACATATAAAGGTGGGGTATATGGGGCAAATAATTCATTTGCGGGATATTCTCATATGACTTCTCCAAAAGTTGATGTCAATGGAGTTCCTGAGGTTGGAGATGATGGAAGCTACATGATTATTACAGAAAATGCGCAAGGCTTTTTGTTAGACTATACAGAAATTTCATTCCTAAGAGCAGAAGCTGCAGCGCGTGGTTACAGTGTTGGTGGTACTGCTGCAACATTGTATGCTGCCGCAATTACAGCTTCAATGAAAGAATATGGAATAAGTGATGATAAAATTACTCCTTTTATTGCAGCAAATCCTTATAATGCATCAAACTGGAAACAATCAATTGGATTCCAGGCATGGATAGCTATGTTTAATAAAGGCTTTCAGGCTTGGAACTTTGCAAGAAGATTAGATTATCCGGTATTTGTGAATCCAGACGACTCTACTGTTGATGGAGTTCCTGTGAGAATGAAATATTCTGATCAGGAATATTTATTAAATAAAAATAATGTAACAGCAGCAGCGCAGAAAATTGGTGGGGATAATGTTACAACTAAGGTTTTCTGGGATGTTTATTAA
- a CDS encoding SusC/RagA family TonB-linked outer membrane protein: MKKLTMGVLALVLSSSLAVAEAQQKKSDTIKTQDIEGVVVTALGIKREKKSLGYASEEVKAEALTGGTTNTGNVASLLSGKVSGLQVNTNNNFGGSANLLIRGYKSLSGGSPLIVIDGSPVNNGTVSGSTFDYGNFLSDINQDDIESINVLKGAAASALYGERGSDGVILIVTKNGRGKQDGSWGVTLNSGITAGFIDKSTFPKYQSRYGAGYGHVYGNDTNGDGNPDEYFNYDPVTGQQQTPFTEDASYGAEFNPNLMVRQWDSYNPDSPTYGKATPWQAAKNGPIKFFETPVTYVNTISLEKGSKSSNISLSYTNMLSNGLLPNSDLRKNSLSAKFNYDFTDKLHASVFSTLTIQDTKGRNETGYSDNIVTGFRQWWQTNVDVYELRDAYQRNNSNLTWNRTSGSDGTPAYWNNPYFQRYQNYQSDTRTRSFSYAQLKYDITKNFGITGKLSYDQMQMQIEERLMNGSLPQAFGASGNNVTSGYSRQDIRTTETNFDLFLNYKFDITSDLNVSGIVGGNVRRNLIDNVYASTEGGLATPGLFAISNSASPIIPPDENYEKWLTSGVYATASFGYKNLLYVDGTIRADQSSNLPKSNNSYVYPSVTGSLILSELWKPSFLSFWKIRGNYAEVGSSTKNYQLQNTYRVRGGFGNTGLVDQSYFLANPNLEPQRSKEVEFGMEAQFFKNRLGFDVAVYKTRTLNQIINLPVSSATGYRTFLVNAGQINNKGIEVQLNGTPFKSDNFKWDIDVNWSKNENEVVKLYGDSQNYLLASYQGGVSLNARVGEAFGALVGSDYVYLNGEKVVNPANGRYLTNPNQVIGNITPDWIGGVRNSLSYKGLSLSFLIDVKHGGDVFSTDMYYGLATGLYEETAVGDYRTAGVVNPGVNPNGQVNTTPTSAPDTFGNVDGYRRMPNSRFVYDASYVKLREASIGYSLPKSLLASTSFQEIKISLVGRNLWIIHKNLPYADPETGTGNGLASKGNSIGVLPTTRDLGINVTLKF, from the coding sequence ATGAAGAAATTAACAATGGGTGTACTTGCATTAGTATTATCCTCATCCCTAGCTGTAGCAGAAGCTCAGCAAAAGAAGAGTGATACAATAAAAACGCAAGACATTGAAGGTGTGGTGGTAACTGCATTAGGTATTAAAAGAGAAAAAAAATCTTTAGGGTATGCTTCCGAAGAAGTAAAAGCAGAAGCTCTTACCGGAGGTACTACCAATACAGGAAACGTAGCATCATTACTTTCTGGTAAGGTTTCCGGTTTACAAGTTAACACAAACAACAATTTTGGGGGTTCAGCCAACTTATTAATAAGAGGATATAAGTCTTTGTCCGGAGGGAGCCCACTTATTGTAATTGATGGATCTCCGGTAAATAATGGAACAGTTTCAGGGTCAACTTTTGATTATGGTAACTTTTTATCAGATATCAATCAAGATGATATTGAAAGTATTAATGTATTAAAAGGAGCCGCTGCATCTGCATTATACGGAGAGCGTGGTAGTGACGGAGTAATTTTGATCGTTACGAAGAATGGAAGAGGAAAGCAGGATGGAAGTTGGGGAGTAACTCTTAATTCAGGGATTACAGCAGGTTTTATCGACAAATCTACCTTTCCAAAATATCAGTCGAGATATGGAGCAGGTTATGGTCATGTATACGGAAATGATACCAATGGGGATGGTAATCCTGACGAATATTTTAATTATGACCCGGTTACAGGGCAACAGCAGACTCCTTTTACAGAAGATGCATCCTACGGAGCTGAATTTAATCCAAACTTAATGGTAAGACAATGGGATTCTTACAATCCAGATTCTCCAACTTACGGAAAAGCAACTCCTTGGCAAGCTGCTAAAAACGGACCAATTAAATTTTTTGAAACACCGGTAACCTATGTTAATACAATTTCATTAGAAAAAGGGAGTAAATCATCTAATATTTCCCTTTCATATACAAATATGCTTTCTAATGGATTGTTACCCAATTCAGATTTAAGAAAAAATAGTTTATCAGCTAAATTTAATTATGATTTTACAGATAAATTACATGCAAGTGTTTTCTCAACTTTAACCATTCAGGATACAAAAGGTAGAAATGAAACGGGATATTCTGATAATATAGTTACAGGTTTTAGACAATGGTGGCAAACCAACGTGGATGTTTATGAGTTAAGAGATGCTTATCAAAGAAATAATTCAAATCTTACTTGGAATAGAACTTCAGGTTCTGATGGAACACCAGCTTACTGGAATAATCCCTATTTCCAGAGATATCAGAACTATCAATCAGATACAAGAACCAGAAGTTTTAGTTATGCTCAACTAAAATATGATATCACCAAAAATTTTGGAATTACAGGTAAACTTTCTTATGATCAAATGCAGATGCAGATTGAAGAAAGATTAATGAATGGCTCATTACCACAGGCTTTTGGTGCTTCAGGAAATAATGTGACTTCAGGATATTCTCGTCAGGATATTCGTACAACGGAAACAAATTTTGATTTATTTTTAAATTATAAGTTTGATATAACAAGTGATTTAAATGTAAGTGGTATTGTAGGAGGAAATGTCAGAAGAAATTTGATTGACAATGTATATGCAAGTACAGAAGGAGGTTTAGCAACTCCAGGCTTATTTGCCATTTCAAACTCTGCAAGCCCAATTATTCCGCCAGATGAAAATTATGAAAAATGGTTAACATCAGGAGTTTATGCTACAGCTTCATTTGGATATAAAAATTTATTATACGTAGATGGAACAATTCGAGCAGATCAAAGTTCTAACCTTCCAAAAAGTAATAATTCATATGTTTACCCATCTGTCACAGGATCTCTTATTCTTTCAGAACTTTGGAAACCAAGTTTCTTAAGCTTCTGGAAAATACGTGGTAATTATGCAGAAGTTGGATCTTCAACAAAGAATTATCAACTACAAAATACTTATAGAGTAAGAGGTGGTTTTGGTAATACAGGACTTGTTGATCAGTCATATTTCTTGGCTAACCCAAATTTAGAGCCTCAAAGATCTAAGGAAGTTGAATTTGGTATGGAAGCACAATTTTTCAAAAATAGACTAGGTTTTGATGTTGCAGTTTATAAAACTCGGACACTTAATCAAATCATTAACCTACCAGTTTCCTCAGCAACGGGCTATAGAACTTTCCTTGTGAATGCAGGGCAAATTAACAATAAAGGTATTGAAGTTCAGTTAAATGGAACTCCTTTTAAAAGTGATAATTTTAAATGGGATATTGATGTAAACTGGTCTAAGAATGAAAATGAAGTTGTAAAATTATACGGTGATTCACAAAATTACTTGCTAGCTTCTTACCAGGGTGGAGTTTCTTTAAATGCAAGAGTAGGAGAAGCTTTCGGAGCTCTTGTAGGATCTGATTATGTATATCTGAATGGAGAAAAAGTAGTGAATCCTGCAAATGGTAGATATTTGACAAATCCTAATCAGGTAATTGGTAATATTACACCAGACTGGATTGGAGGTGTGAGAAATAGCTTGAGCTACAAAGGTTTGTCATTAAGTTTCCTTATTGATGTAAAACATGGAGGTGATGTGTTTTCAACAGATATGTATTACGGCCTTGCGACTGGCTTATATGAAGAAACGGCAGTTGGAGATTACAGAACTGCAGGGGTAGTAAATCCGGGTGTAAATCCGAATGGACAGGTAAATACCACACCAACTTCAGCTCCTGATACTTTTGGAAATGTTGATGGTTATAGAAGAATGCCGAATTCAAGATTTGTTTATGATGCGTCTTATGTTAAACTAAGAGAAGCAAGTATTGGATATAGCCTTCCAAAATCTTTGTTAGCAAGTACTTCTTTTCAGGAAATTAAAATTTCCTTGGTAGGAAGAAACCTTTGGATTATTCACAAAAATTTGCCTTATGCAGATCCTGAAACAGGAACAGGAAATGGTCTAGCTTCGAAGGGGAACTCAATTGGAGTATTACCTACAACACGTGATTTAGGTATCAATGTAACTTTAAAATTCTAA
- a CDS encoding lipocalin family protein: MRLFINLFIVIAIVASCSNDDNREDTVIQTPDINGVWKPARYEYKGKTYTVSDCEKKGQILVNTNFSGVYERYGISSSGTDCNLYDSFSGNWSYDNMSKVLTLNYIENGVAKTLKKQIEDFSSTELKITDNSKNLDNIPGNDEASLIFTKQ; this comes from the coding sequence ATGAGATTATTTATAAACCTATTTATTGTGATAGCTATTGTGGCTTCATGTTCAAATGATGATAATAGGGAAGATACAGTTATTCAAACTCCAGATATTAATGGAGTCTGGAAACCTGCAAGATACGAATACAAGGGTAAAACATACACAGTATCTGACTGCGAAAAAAAAGGGCAGATCCTTGTAAATACAAATTTTTCAGGAGTGTATGAAAGATACGGAATTTCAAGCTCCGGAACAGATTGTAATTTATATGATTCATTTTCAGGAAATTGGAGCTATGATAATATGAGTAAAGTTTTAACACTTAACTATATTGAAAATGGTGTTGCTAAAACTTTAAAAAAGCAGATTGAAGATTTTTCGAGTACAGAATTGAAAATTACTGATAATTCAAAAAATTTAGATAATATACCTGGAAATGATGAAGCCAGTTTGATATTTACAAAACAATAA
- a CDS encoding SusC/RagA family TonB-linked outer membrane protein: MKKLTTSILAVVLTSSFMVVNAQNTQGDTLRTQDIREVVVTGALGIKKRQDAVVSSNKVLNNQEISNGGNPNLAQALTGKVSGLQINTLDNSVNSTARIVLRGNRSISGTNTALIIIDGAISSTSIFQQLPPEIIENVNVIKGQQGAALYGEKGSNGVIVVTTKKGSKSSKIQFNLTSSVDVSTIYKLPLRQSVYGQGIQDTTFDDTDYNGTNWVPYENTSWGPLWSTPGLGGQSLPVGLPQADGSFIMANYGYQKDNIKKFFNNGILTQNGLSMNVGGDDSYAYLSLNRVENQFMVEGDNLKRNTLFFKGGKQLGKFRIDGTFNVIDQNTSQTSGNLYGMLLQTPANVNVRDYKNSGISGHWTPYAVNPYWLRDHYRTNNNTTTFNGIVNLAYEFNKNISLTYTGNLLTTSGVTEAYNDQYTPSDVIPWANTGNPLFDESDIFAFTQNSFTAITSGYNKSLTKSWKYYGDLMLNFNYDLTDNLNLKANIGSNLQDTKEDYTQVGGTNLRIPGWYNINNVTNNTPWYSLENGKARVRSAAWFANIDLGYKDFLFVNGTFRYEQSSVLSVRPTYTDDYKNQGYSYYSLGASFVPTKAFAVLKNDVLNYMKLSASYTRTGNSSTIGTYALDEVGVIPTGYPFGSLVSYRPNRNPVSPDIKPEFNNTFEANLALGFFKDRITLEGSYYNTKTEDLITNATLPTSTGFNAVLDNVGTMRNKGFEVDLGITPFKSADFEWNLNGSYSQYRSEVLSLEGGGDRVILANAGSGIPASIAAVVGQQMPMIIGTKYQRDPSGNIIVGANGLPVVSSNYEVLGKVNPDYILTFGTTVRYKGFTLRAVGDYRTGNSFISASKSLLGFTGLLEKTAEFDRSQGYVVPNSVQLVNGQYVTNTTPVGGVADYQHVMSYFTGSYQDDIAEEFVVDGTALKIREISLSYRFPKSWISNTFVNSFTIGAYARNPFVWYAKSNRNFGDPEATNTAGNGGGFQAISQYPTSRTFGVNLNVTF; the protein is encoded by the coding sequence ATGAAGAAATTAACTACAAGTATTTTGGCAGTGGTTCTTACATCCTCTTTTATGGTTGTGAACGCGCAAAATACGCAAGGTGATACTTTAAGAACACAGGATATCCGTGAGGTTGTTGTTACCGGTGCCCTTGGTATTAAAAAGAGACAAGATGCTGTTGTTTCTAGCAATAAAGTTTTAAACAATCAAGAGATTAGTAATGGTGGAAACCCGAATCTTGCACAGGCATTAACTGGAAAAGTTTCTGGATTACAAATTAACACACTTGATAATTCTGTTAATTCTACTGCTCGTATTGTATTGAGAGGTAATAGGTCTATTTCTGGTACTAACACAGCCTTGATTATCATAGATGGTGCAATTTCATCAACTTCAATTTTTCAACAATTACCCCCTGAGATTATTGAAAATGTTAACGTAATTAAAGGACAACAAGGTGCTGCTCTATATGGAGAAAAAGGGAGTAATGGAGTTATTGTTGTAACAACTAAAAAAGGATCAAAATCAAGTAAGATTCAATTTAATTTAACTTCTTCTGTTGATGTTTCCACAATTTATAAGTTACCATTAAGACAGTCAGTATATGGTCAGGGTATTCAAGATACAACTTTTGATGATACTGATTACAATGGGACTAACTGGGTTCCTTATGAAAATACATCTTGGGGACCTTTATGGTCAACTCCTGGTTTAGGAGGGCAATCACTGCCTGTAGGGTTGCCTCAAGCTGATGGAAGTTTCATCATGGCAAATTATGGATATCAGAAAGATAATATTAAAAAGTTCTTCAATAATGGTATTCTGACACAGAATGGATTGTCTATGAACGTAGGTGGGGATGATTCTTATGCATATTTATCTTTAAACCGTGTAGAAAATCAATTTATGGTTGAAGGTGATAATCTTAAAAGGAATACACTATTCTTTAAAGGAGGAAAACAATTAGGTAAGTTTAGAATTGACGGTACATTTAACGTAATAGATCAGAATACAAGCCAAACATCAGGTAACTTGTACGGAATGTTATTGCAAACTCCAGCTAACGTTAATGTTAGGGATTATAAAAATTCAGGAATTAGCGGACATTGGACACCTTATGCTGTAAATCCATATTGGTTAAGAGATCATTATAGAACTAATAATAATACAACTACATTTAACGGGATTGTTAATTTAGCATATGAATTTAACAAGAATATCAGCTTAACATACACAGGGAATTTATTGACTACCTCTGGTGTAACAGAAGCTTATAATGATCAGTATACTCCGTCAGATGTTATCCCTTGGGCAAATACAGGCAATCCTCTTTTTGATGAGTCGGATATCTTCGCTTTCACTCAAAACTCATTTACGGCGATTACTTCGGGTTATAATAAGAGTTTGACTAAAAGTTGGAAATATTATGGAGATTTGATGTTAAACTTTAATTATGATCTTACTGATAACCTTAATTTAAAAGCTAACATTGGTAGTAACCTTCAAGATACTAAGGAAGATTACACTCAAGTTGGAGGAACGAATTTAAGAATTCCAGGTTGGTATAATATTAACAACGTAACAAATAATACTCCTTGGTATAGTCTTGAAAATGGTAAAGCAAGAGTAAGAAGTGCGGCTTGGTTTGCTAATATTGATTTAGGATATAAGGATTTCTTATTTGTGAATGGAACATTCCGTTATGAACAATCTTCTGTGTTAAGTGTTAGACCAACATATACAGATGATTATAAAAATCAAGGATATTCTTATTATTCATTAGGTGCCTCTTTTGTACCTACAAAAGCTTTTGCAGTTCTAAAAAATGACGTTCTTAATTATATGAAATTAAGTGCTTCATATACTAGAACAGGTAATTCAAGTACTATTGGTACTTATGCTTTAGATGAAGTTGGAGTTATCCCAACAGGTTATCCTTTTGGATCTTTAGTATCATATAGACCAAATAGAAATCCTGTTTCTCCAGATATTAAGCCTGAATTTAATAATACTTTTGAAGCTAACTTAGCTTTAGGCTTTTTTAAAGATCGTATTACATTAGAGGGATCTTACTACAACACAAAAACAGAAGATTTAATTACAAATGCTACATTGCCTACTTCAACTGGATTTAATGCTGTTTTGGATAATGTAGGAACTATGAGAAACAAAGGTTTCGAGGTAGATTTAGGAATTACACCTTTTAAAAGTGCAGATTTTGAGTGGAATTTAAATGGCTCTTATTCTCAGTATAGATCTGAAGTTTTAAGTTTAGAAGGTGGGGGTGATAGAGTTATTTTGGCTAATGCTGGTTCTGGTATACCTGCTAGTATCGCTGCTGTTGTAGGACAACAAATGCCTATGATTATTGGTACTAAATATCAAAGAGACCCAAGTGGAAATATAATTGTTGGTGCTAATGGATTACCTGTGGTAAGTAGTAATTATGAAGTTCTAGGAAAAGTAAATCCAGACTATATTCTTACTTTTGGAACAACTGTAAGATATAAAGGTTTCACTTTAAGAGCTGTTGGAGATTATAGAACTGGAAATAGTTTTATTTCTGCATCAAAAAGTTTATTAGGATTTACAGGATTATTAGAAAAAACTGCTGAATTTGATCGTTCACAAGGATATGTTGTTCCTAATTCAGTACAATTAGTTAATGGACAATATGTAACTAATACTACTCCAGTAGGAGGTGTTGCTGATTACCAACATGTTATGTCTTATTTTACAGGATCATATCAGGATGATATAGCTGAAGAATTTGTTGTTGATGGTACAGCACTGAAAATCAGAGAGATTTCTTTGAGTTATAGATTTCCAAAAAGCTGGATAAGCAATACCTTTGTAAATAGTTTTACAATCGGTGCTTATGCTAGAAATCCTTTTGTATGGTATGCTAAATCAAATAGAAACTTTGGGGATCCTGAAGCTACTAATACAGCAGGGAACGGCGGTGGATTTCAGGCTATTAGCCAATATCCAACATCAAGAACTTTTGGTGTCAATCTTAACGTAACTTTTTAA
- a CDS encoding SusD/RagB family nutrient-binding outer membrane lipoprotein, protein MKKIKFLIPLVLLGLSATSCNNYLDINENPNSVPAENILPSLALPGAISEIYRTQGTDMMRFGNLMMNNWACNVYSYGETFSTENTLNLNSSSYSGIWDNLYLNLNTFTFIENFPNADHKQDNYVAIAKVMKAFYMQYIVDLYGDAPYSEAFKGQGNLHPKYDNDEDIYRASINNLNAAIAIIDAAEGLAEDSRTSDIVFGTGAGSNAVAMTKWRQFANTVKLRYLIRMSNATGAMATFRDQELAKLSADANNINLGHNWANTFINETVKENPGYSAANNDSMHPFVQSYFVTAAGQRPSNFGIVTVSEHLANTLEGNLILNSTETYYTKFNNIRDPRRTRQFTNVTYTFNNQTFTRLKGVRQGATAGQSGAPQDPNSPSSRNVSQLANGNFIGNATSGSLIPLANGRGGVIMTASESDFLQAEAALRWPALFNYSAQTKFNQGITDSFTYFGAAPGTYMADIATRAGLGWTGSDAQKIEAIMTQKWISTVNATPTEAFIEYNRTGYPAIPLAVTANQARKPYRLMYPTSEFSANPSNVPNISTGQLFTKNSSTPFWNQN, encoded by the coding sequence ATGAAAAAGATAAAATTTTTAATTCCTTTAGTGTTGCTAGGATTAAGCGCAACATCTTGTAATAATTATTTAGATATTAATGAAAATCCTAACTCTGTTCCAGCTGAGAACATATTGCCAAGTTTAGCATTGCCAGGTGCTATTTCGGAAATATACAGAACACAAGGAACAGACATGATGAGATTTGGTAATTTAATGATGAATAACTGGGCTTGTAATGTTTATTCATATGGGGAAACATTTAGTACAGAAAATACTTTAAATTTGAATAGTTCATCTTATAGTGGAATTTGGGATAATTTATATTTGAATCTTAACACTTTCACTTTCATTGAGAACTTTCCCAATGCTGACCATAAGCAGGATAATTATGTTGCGATTGCTAAAGTTATGAAAGCTTTCTACATGCAATATATAGTTGATTTATATGGGGATGCTCCTTATTCTGAAGCATTTAAAGGACAAGGAAACTTACATCCAAAATATGATAACGATGAAGATATTTATAGAGCATCTATAAATAATCTTAATGCTGCAATTGCAATAATCGATGCTGCAGAGGGGCTTGCTGAAGATTCTCGTACTAGTGATATTGTTTTCGGAACTGGTGCTGGTAGTAATGCTGTTGCTATGACAAAATGGAGACAATTTGCTAATACTGTAAAATTAAGATACCTTATTAGAATGTCTAATGCTACAGGAGCAATGGCAACTTTTAGAGATCAAGAGTTAGCTAAACTTTCTGCAGATGCAAATAATATTAATTTAGGGCACAATTGGGCAAATACATTTATTAATGAAACTGTAAAAGAAAATCCTGGATATTCTGCCGCGAATAATGATTCTATGCATCCTTTTGTACAAAGCTATTTTGTTACTGCAGCAGGTCAAAGACCTTCAAATTTTGGTATTGTAACTGTTTCTGAACATCTTGCAAATACTTTAGAGGGTAATTTAATTCTTAACTCTACCGAAACATATTATACTAAATTTAATAATATTAGAGATCCAAGAAGAACTAGACAATTTACTAATGTTACATATACGTTTAATAACCAAACGTTTACAAGGTTAAAAGGGGTTAGACAAGGTGCAACAGCTGGTCAATCTGGTGCTCCTCAAGACCCTAACAGTCCTTCTAGTAGAAATGTTTCTCAACTTGCCAATGGTAACTTTATTGGTAATGCAACTAGTGGTAGTTTAATTCCTTTAGCAAATGGCCGTGGAGGTGTTATTATGACAGCTTCGGAAAGTGATTTTTTACAGGCTGAAGCTGCCTTAAGATGGCCAGCATTATTTAATTATAGTGCTCAAACTAAATTTAATCAAGGGATTACTGACTCATTTACTTATTTTGGAGCTGCACCAGGCACTTACATGGCTGATATTGCCACAAGAGCAGGATTAGGTTGGACTGGATCTGATGCACAAAAAATAGAAGCAATAATGACTCAGAAGTGGATTTCTACTGTAAATGCAACTCCTACAGAAGCTTTTATTGAATACAATAGAACAGGTTATCCAGCTATACCTTTGGCAGTAACTGCGAATCAAGCTAGAAAACCATATAGATTAATGTATCCTACGTCGGAATTTAGTGCTAATCCATCAAATGTACCAAATATTTCAACAGGACAGCTATTCACAAAAAATAGCTCTACTCCTTTCTGGAATCAAAACTAA